A window of the Streptomyces sp. NBC_00878 genome harbors these coding sequences:
- a CDS encoding sodium:solute symporter: MTVDYFVMAAYLLGIIGVGWWGKKRAASKSDFLVAGRRLGPLMYTGTMAAVVLGGASTIGGVRLGYTYGISGAAMVFAIGLGLLALSIFFSARIARLKVYTVAEMLSLRYGDTAAVISGVVMWVYTLMLVVTSTIAYASVFDVLFDVPSWVAVVIGGTIVVGYSALGGMWSITLTDMVQFVVKSLGVLVLLLPIAVVRAGGFGAMADKLPDGYLSPTSIGGQTIVTFVLIYTFGMLIGQDIWQRVFTARSDRVAAWGGTVAGVYCLVYALAGAVIGMATKSLYPSLAAADQAFATIVQHALPTGVRGLVLAAALSAMMSTASGALIASATVANNDIWARLRHRTRSAATGSENPRDGDGAADEIGDEIGSNRLAIVVLGVASMAIACVLGDVIEALTVAYNLLVGGLLVPILGGLLWKRGNLPGAMASMIAGGTTVVVFMVTDGLLANEPIYYGLLAGLVAYLAVSLLTEPTEQVVVEAWRRRLAGEPAPATPEFSAA; the protein is encoded by the coding sequence ATGACCGTCGACTACTTCGTCATGGCCGCATACCTGCTGGGCATCATCGGTGTCGGCTGGTGGGGCAAGAAACGTGCCGCGTCCAAGAGCGACTTCCTCGTCGCCGGAAGACGCCTGGGCCCGCTCATGTACACCGGCACGATGGCAGCCGTCGTCCTTGGCGGCGCCTCCACCATCGGCGGCGTACGCCTGGGCTACACCTACGGCATCTCCGGCGCCGCGATGGTCTTCGCCATCGGACTCGGACTGCTGGCCCTGAGCATCTTCTTCTCCGCCCGCATCGCCCGGCTCAAGGTCTACACCGTCGCCGAGATGCTCTCGCTGCGCTACGGCGACACCGCCGCCGTGATCTCCGGCGTCGTGATGTGGGTCTACACCCTCATGCTGGTCGTGACCTCCACGATCGCCTACGCCAGCGTCTTCGACGTCCTGTTCGACGTACCCAGCTGGGTCGCGGTGGTCATCGGCGGCACGATCGTCGTCGGCTACTCGGCGCTCGGCGGCATGTGGTCGATCACCCTCACCGACATGGTGCAGTTCGTCGTCAAGAGCCTCGGTGTGCTCGTCCTGCTGCTGCCCATCGCCGTGGTCAGGGCCGGCGGCTTCGGCGCCATGGCCGACAAACTGCCGGACGGCTATCTCTCCCCGACGTCCATCGGCGGTCAGACCATCGTCACCTTCGTCCTGATCTACACCTTCGGCATGCTCATCGGGCAGGACATCTGGCAGCGGGTCTTCACCGCCCGCTCCGACCGGGTCGCCGCCTGGGGCGGCACCGTCGCCGGCGTCTACTGCCTGGTCTACGCTCTGGCCGGAGCCGTCATCGGCATGGCCACCAAGAGCCTCTACCCCAGCCTCGCCGCCGCCGACCAGGCGTTCGCCACGATCGTCCAACATGCCTTGCCCACCGGTGTCAGGGGCCTGGTCCTGGCCGCCGCCCTCTCCGCGATGATGTCCACAGCGAGCGGCGCCCTGATCGCCTCCGCCACCGTCGCCAACAACGACATCTGGGCCCGGCTGCGCCACCGCACCCGCTCCGCCGCCACCGGCTCGGAGAACCCGCGGGACGGTGACGGGGCCGCCGACGAGATCGGGGACGAGATCGGCTCCAACCGGCTCGCCATCGTCGTCCTCGGGGTGGCCTCCATGGCCATCGCCTGTGTCCTCGGCGACGTCATCGAAGCCCTCACCGTCGCCTACAACCTGCTCGTCGGCGGCCTCCTCGTGCCCATCCTCGGCGGCCTCCTCTGGAAGCGCGGAAACCTGCCGGGCGCCATGGCCTCGATGATCGCGGGCGGCACCACGGTGGTCGTCTTCATGGTGACCGACGGCCTCCTCGCCAACGAGCCGATCTACTACGGCCTGCTCGCCGGGCTCGTCGCCTACCTGGCCGTCAGCCTGCTGACCGAGCCGACCGAGCAAGTCGTCGTCGAGGCGTGGCGCCGCCGTCTGGCGGGCGAACCGGCCCCCGCCACACCGGAGTTCAGCGCGGCCTGA
- a CDS encoding AsnC family transcriptional regulator — MTDKLSRNTAKASHLLNETDRRIAAAMLASPRASWRTVGRVLGISERTVVRRAAPLFHDRTLRATAVRNPVWFPDLIPLALRIRCRPHQISAIAATLARRADTIWVDVLGGGDEICTILFLDGPDARNSLLLRDLPATPAVRSWTSHVLLRVFPAAFDWSGGLLTEAELTSLRPDTSAPAVRSALLPVDHALITALAEDGRASYADLARRAGTTPVTARRRLETLVGDQVVRLATEVDLARLGIRSEALLWITVAPGGLEETGRQLSRHPQVRFASATTGSANLLVAVAAADLNALYHFLSDDIGALPHISTMEVTPILSGVKRTGLVRPGTL, encoded by the coding sequence ATGACGGACAAGCTATCCAGAAATACGGCGAAAGCAAGCCATCTCTTGAATGAAACAGACCGTCGGATCGCGGCCGCGATGCTGGCTTCCCCGCGGGCTTCTTGGCGCACGGTAGGACGTGTACTGGGCATCTCGGAGCGCACCGTGGTGCGTCGCGCGGCACCGCTGTTCCACGACAGGACGCTGCGCGCCACCGCCGTACGCAATCCCGTGTGGTTCCCCGATCTGATTCCGCTGGCCCTGCGCATCCGATGCCGTCCCCACCAGATCAGCGCCATCGCCGCCACTCTGGCCCGTCGCGCCGACACGATCTGGGTGGACGTCCTCGGCGGCGGCGACGAAATCTGCACCATCCTGTTCCTGGACGGGCCGGACGCGCGCAACTCGCTGCTGCTGCGCGATCTTCCCGCCACGCCCGCGGTCCGGTCGTGGACCTCTCACGTCCTCCTGCGGGTCTTCCCGGCGGCCTTCGACTGGAGCGGCGGCCTGCTGACGGAAGCCGAGCTGACCAGCCTGCGGCCGGACACATCCGCCCCGGCCGTCCGCTCGGCTCTCCTGCCCGTCGACCACGCGCTGATCACCGCTCTGGCCGAGGACGGACGAGCCTCCTACGCCGACCTCGCCCGCCGCGCCGGCACCACGCCCGTCACCGCTCGTCGACGACTGGAGACGCTGGTCGGCGACCAGGTCGTCAGACTCGCGACCGAAGTCGACCTCGCGCGGCTGGGCATCCGCAGCGAGGCGCTGCTGTGGATCACCGTCGCGCCCGGCGGTCTGGAGGAGACGGGCCGGCAACTCAGCCGCCACCCACAGGTCCGCTTCGCCTCCGCCACCACCGGCTCGGCGAACCTCCTCGTGGCCGTCGCCGCCGCCGACCTCAACGCGCTCTACCACTTCCTGAGCGACGACATCGGCGCCCTCCCCCACATCTCCACCATGGAGGTCACCCCCATCCTGAGCGGAGTCAAAAGGACCGGCCTGGTCCGCCCCGGCACCCTCTGA
- a CDS encoding carboxylesterase/lipase family protein produces the protein MTGIADRIAETDRGKVRGTTQGEAISFRGIPYAASPVGELRFAPPQPHAGWSAVREAVHAGPAVPQAASRLEPVMGSRVPDWNEDGSLTVNVHTPLRAFEDSESCPVLVWWHGGGFSSGSGGWDWYDGGRLAALGDIVVVTANYRLGPLGYLYLPESGAANLGPQDQAAVLRWVRENIASFGGDPRNVTVGGQSAGAYSALSLALDPQTSGLVTRVLLQSGPFGLLPQDPRNAAENAEAYLRLLDVPDGADTAKALRALPVEQLLSAYGRLAGQLARPGNAAPPMYPVLGGPGVPRDLHRAVADGALEGKPLLIGTTRDEATAFTAFDPRIHNLTPVGALDLLTGQLGEQAHEVYERYAARLESPTATQVLTAVQTDELFRNDSLRIADHHAAGGNATYVYQFDYRPAEDEHGLGATHCADLPFLFNTFGAYPDSPMLGRPTDAVRALGHTFATAVAEFVTTGSVNDWLPYAPATAARIRHFG, from the coding sequence ATGACGGGTATCGCAGACCGGATCGCGGAGACGGACCGCGGCAAGGTCAGGGGCACGACGCAGGGCGAGGCGATCTCCTTCAGGGGAATCCCGTATGCCGCGTCGCCGGTCGGTGAGCTGCGTTTCGCGCCGCCCCAGCCGCACGCGGGATGGTCAGCGGTACGGGAGGCGGTGCATGCCGGACCGGCCGTCCCGCAGGCCGCCTCCCGGCTGGAACCGGTGATGGGGTCCCGCGTGCCGGACTGGAACGAGGACGGCAGCCTGACCGTCAACGTCCACACTCCGCTGCGGGCGTTCGAGGACAGTGAGTCCTGCCCGGTCCTGGTGTGGTGGCACGGGGGCGGCTTCAGCAGCGGCTCCGGCGGATGGGACTGGTACGACGGCGGCAGGCTGGCCGCACTGGGCGACATCGTGGTGGTCACCGCGAACTACCGGCTGGGCCCGCTGGGTTACCTGTACCTGCCGGAGAGCGGTGCCGCCAACCTCGGGCCCCAGGACCAGGCCGCCGTGCTGCGCTGGGTGCGCGAAAACATCGCCTCCTTCGGCGGCGATCCGCGCAATGTGACGGTGGGCGGGCAGTCGGCCGGAGCGTACTCGGCCCTGTCGCTGGCACTCGATCCGCAGACGTCCGGACTCGTGACCCGGGTGCTGCTGCAGAGCGGCCCCTTCGGACTGCTGCCGCAGGACCCGCGGAACGCCGCCGAGAACGCCGAAGCCTATCTGCGGCTGCTCGATGTGCCGGACGGAGCGGATACCGCAAAGGCGCTGCGCGCGCTGCCCGTTGAGCAGTTGCTGTCCGCCTACGGCCGGCTCGCGGGGCAACTCGCGCGTCCGGGCAACGCCGCCCCGCCCATGTATCCGGTACTCGGCGGCCCCGGTGTTCCCCGCGACCTGCACCGGGCAGTCGCGGACGGCGCGCTGGAGGGCAAGCCGCTGCTGATCGGTACCACCCGAGACGAGGCGACGGCCTTCACCGCCTTCGACCCGCGCATCCACAACCTCACCCCCGTCGGCGCGCTGGACCTCCTGACCGGCCAACTCGGCGAACAGGCCCACGAGGTCTACGAGCGGTACGCCGCCCGACTCGAGTCGCCCACAGCGACGCAGGTTCTCACCGCGGTGCAGACCGATGAGCTGTTCCGCAACGACTCGCTGCGGATCGCCGACCACCACGCGGCCGGCGGCAACGCCACCTACGTCTACCAGTTCGACTACCGGCCTGCCGAGGACGAGCACGGCCTGGGCGCCACTCACTGCGCCGACCTTCCCTTCCTCTTCAACACCTTCGGCGCCTACCCCGACAGCCCGATGCTGGGCAGGCCCACCGACGCCGTACGGGCCCTGGGCCACACCTTCGCCACCGCCGTCGCCGAGTTCGTGACGACCGGATCGGTGAACGACTGGCTGCCCTACGCGCCCGCGACGGCCGCCCGTATCCGCCACTTCGGCTGA
- a CDS encoding VOC family protein has protein sequence MLRIGSVVLGVSDVRRATTFWTEALGYVPRDKVEDDWVVLVPARGTGPQLALNLSETPVQEHPRVHLDLYAGDAADQAAEVERLLSLGARTVDWDLYPEDPDFVVLADPDGNRFCVIDTSHG, from the coding sequence ATGCTGAGGATCGGATCCGTTGTACTGGGTGTGTCGGATGTGCGGCGTGCGACCACGTTCTGGACGGAGGCTCTCGGGTACGTCCCACGCGACAAGGTGGAGGACGACTGGGTGGTGCTGGTGCCCGCGCGAGGCACCGGTCCCCAACTGGCGCTCAACCTGAGTGAGACTCCGGTGCAGGAGCACCCGCGGGTCCATCTCGACCTCTACGCCGGGGACGCGGCGGATCAGGCCGCCGAGGTCGAGCGGTTGCTGTCCCTCGGTGCCCGGACCGTCGACTGGGACCTGTATCCGGAGGATCCCGACTTCGTCGTGCTGGCCGATCCCGACGGGAACCGTTTCTGCGTCATCGACACCAGCCACGGGTGA
- a CDS encoding CsbD family protein — MGKSKGKAKQMKGKMKETTGKAMGDVPMENEGRGEQMTGRAQELAAKTAERVKKSGR, encoded by the coding sequence ATGGGTAAGTCAAAGGGCAAGGCCAAGCAGATGAAGGGCAAGATGAAGGAGACCACCGGCAAGGCCATGGGCGATGTGCCCATGGAGAACGAGGGCCGGGGCGAACAGATGACGGGCAGGGCCCAGGAACTCGCCGCGAAGACCGCCGAGCGCGTCAAGAAATCCGGCCGGTAG
- a CDS encoding PucR family transcriptional regulator, with product MTESEQPSVPLSVLLADPALGLRQVAGPAGDRRVSTVGTTEIEDPTPYLVGGELLLTAGVRLPLDADGIDTYVRRVVAAGVGALGFGVAPVHDEVPSELVAACDRHGLPLLRLPPATPFVAVGQAAYAAIAEARNRELREISRAQSALATAAARPDALQAVLDRLSAHTGAWAVLYDSEGNELFSAGPRPASPTPGRVRDLAVRTTARVRTGPAGRSAPAAAADHQGGTHLTVHTLPGADGTTMALALGQATTAVPTLVHRQITSTATVLLALLTSPRHALGTDTHSVGALVRLMLGAAPADVSPALAPADTAAAEHCWIVVHGRHTSAGSASASHPGDDPARLATLGTALGTPYLYVEGSELKALVLSAPDARPEVPAQAADLGWVLGFSPPAPASDLSHADRQAERALQRALAAQVPVVVHTRDPLTVHGLVPPADARDLARTRFAPLDGAASPGAPVLLETLRTWLTLHGSWDRTAAALHVHRNTVRHRLARVGELLDVDLHDPGVRMELWFALHWLPEPE from the coding sequence ATGACCGAGTCCGAGCAGCCGTCCGTGCCGCTGAGCGTGCTGCTCGCCGATCCCGCTCTCGGGCTGCGCCAGGTCGCGGGGCCTGCCGGGGACCGCCGGGTCAGTACGGTCGGCACCACGGAGATCGAGGACCCGACGCCGTATCTGGTGGGCGGCGAGCTGCTTCTCACCGCGGGAGTGCGTCTCCCGCTCGACGCGGACGGCATCGACACGTACGTGCGCCGGGTCGTCGCCGCCGGAGTCGGCGCGCTGGGGTTCGGTGTCGCCCCGGTGCACGACGAGGTTCCGTCCGAGCTCGTCGCCGCCTGTGACCGCCACGGGCTCCCGCTCCTACGACTGCCGCCGGCCACCCCGTTCGTGGCCGTCGGGCAGGCCGCGTACGCCGCGATCGCCGAGGCCCGCAACCGTGAGCTTCGGGAGATCTCCCGGGCGCAGTCGGCGCTGGCCACGGCCGCCGCCCGGCCGGACGCGCTCCAGGCCGTACTCGACCGGCTCAGCGCGCACACCGGCGCCTGGGCCGTCCTCTACGACTCCGAGGGCAACGAGCTGTTCAGCGCCGGTCCTCGACCCGCCTCCCCCACGCCGGGACGCGTCCGTGACCTCGCCGTACGTACCACCGCCCGGGTCCGCACAGGCCCCGCCGGACGGTCCGCACCGGCCGCCGCGGCCGACCACCAGGGCGGAACCCACCTCACCGTCCACACCCTGCCCGGAGCGGACGGCACCACCATGGCGCTCGCCCTCGGCCAGGCCACCACCGCGGTCCCGACCCTGGTCCACCGCCAGATCACCAGTACGGCAACCGTTCTGCTGGCCCTGCTCACCAGCCCCCGGCACGCCCTGGGCACCGACACCCACAGCGTCGGCGCACTGGTACGGCTCATGCTCGGAGCCGCCCCGGCCGACGTCTCCCCCGCCCTCGCACCCGCGGACACGGCGGCAGCCGAACATTGCTGGATCGTGGTCCACGGCCGGCACACGTCCGCAGGCTCGGCTTCGGCATCGCACCCGGGCGACGACCCGGCGCGACTGGCCACTCTGGGCACTGCCCTGGGCACCCCCTACCTGTACGTCGAGGGCTCCGAACTCAAGGCCCTGGTCCTCAGCGCTCCGGACGCCCGCCCCGAAGTCCCCGCGCAGGCCGCCGACCTCGGCTGGGTTCTCGGTTTCAGCCCACCCGCGCCGGCCTCGGACCTGTCGCACGCCGACCGCCAGGCCGAACGCGCTCTCCAGCGCGCGCTCGCCGCCCAGGTCCCCGTCGTCGTGCACACCAGGGACCCGCTCACCGTCCACGGGCTCGTCCCCCCGGCCGACGCCCGCGACCTGGCCCGCACCCGCTTCGCCCCGCTCGACGGGGCCGCTTCCCCCGGCGCCCCGGTCCTCCTCGAAACCCTGCGTACCTGGCTGACCCTGCACGGCAGCTGGGACCGCACCGCCGCGGCCCTCCACGTCCACCGCAACACCGTGCGCCACCGCTTGGCCCGGGTCGGCGAACTCCTCGACGTCGACCTGCATGACCCCGGCGTACGCATGGAACTCTGGTTCGCCCTGCACTGGCTGCCCGAACCCGAGTAG
- a CDS encoding class II aldolase/adducin family protein: MTELSLRPDRTVGPIASDAADASDEELRLRRELAAVYRLVAHFRMTDLIFTHISVRLPGPEHHFLINPYGLLFEEITASNLVKIDPTGHAVEESPHPVNPAGFVIHGAIHAARSDARCVLHTHTRAGCAVAAQEHGLLPLNQISMEFYGRLGYHDYEGVALNLAEQQRLVADLGDHPAMILRNHGLLTVGETPAQAFLRMYYLDKACEIQTAATAAGAGLVIPGPDVCELTARQLAGEDESSDLQDDKAYDLAWSALLRLVERIAPDYKD, encoded by the coding sequence ATGACCGAGCTGTCCCTGCGCCCCGACCGCACCGTCGGCCCGATCGCCTCCGACGCCGCCGACGCATCCGACGAGGAACTGCGTCTGCGTCGCGAACTGGCCGCGGTCTACCGTCTCGTGGCGCACTTCAGGATGACCGACCTGATCTTCACGCACATCTCCGTCCGCCTTCCCGGCCCGGAGCACCACTTCCTGATCAACCCCTACGGCCTGCTCTTCGAGGAGATCACCGCGTCGAACCTCGTCAAGATCGACCCGACCGGCCACGCCGTCGAGGAATCCCCCCACCCGGTCAACCCCGCCGGCTTCGTCATCCATGGCGCGATCCACGCCGCCCGGTCCGACGCCCGCTGCGTCCTGCACACGCACACCAGGGCCGGCTGCGCCGTCGCGGCCCAGGAACACGGCCTGCTCCCGCTCAACCAGATCTCCATGGAGTTCTACGGCAGGCTCGGCTACCACGACTACGAGGGCGTCGCCCTCAACCTCGCCGAACAGCAGCGCCTGGTCGCCGACCTCGGCGATCACCCCGCGATGATCCTGCGCAATCACGGCCTGCTCACGGTCGGCGAGACCCCCGCCCAGGCGTTCCTGCGCATGTACTACCTGGACAAGGCCTGCGAGATCCAGACCGCGGCCACCGCCGCGGGCGCCGGGCTCGTCATCCCCGGCCCCGACGTCTGTGAACTCACCGCGCGTCAACTCGCGGGCGAGGACGAAAGCTCGGACCTCCAGGACGACAAGGCGTACGACCTCGCATGGTCGGCACTGCTCCGCCTGGTCGAGCGCATCGCCCCCGACTACAAGGACTGA
- a CDS encoding ANTAR domain-containing protein, whose protein sequence is MVELQEEIGQLKEAVTSHAVVDQAIGMMVALGRVTPGQGWAVLREVSQHTNIKLRNVAEMILVWGHKGDLPPDIRTALEDALDRFGPTSLPDDSPPSC, encoded by the coding sequence ATCGTCGAACTGCAGGAGGAGATCGGCCAGTTGAAGGAGGCCGTGACCTCTCACGCCGTCGTGGACCAGGCGATCGGCATGATGGTGGCGCTCGGCCGGGTGACACCCGGCCAGGGGTGGGCGGTGCTGCGGGAAGTGTCCCAGCACACCAACATCAAACTGCGGAATGTCGCGGAGATGATCCTCGTCTGGGGACATAAGGGCGATCTCCCGCCGGATATCCGGACCGCTTTGGAAGACGCTCTCGACCGATTTGGACCCACCTCACTGCCGGATGATTCTCCGCCGTCGTGTTGA